A part of Marinomonas rhizomae genomic DNA contains:
- a CDS encoding LysE family translocator, which translates to MISMEFLITSLILVLIPGTGVIYTISTGLFQGTRASFSAALGCTLGIVPSMLASIFGLAVILNTSALAFQVVKFVGVAYLLYLAWGMWRESGGFALEKTEDKQINLFQVALKGCLINVLNPKLTIFFLAFLPQFIHSNISSTTSQMLLLGGTFMAMTLIVFILYGALASRARKYLIGSSHIAKYLQKTFAASFALLGVKLALTDR; encoded by the coding sequence ATGATTAGTATGGAATTCTTAATCACTTCATTAATTCTGGTGCTTATTCCGGGAACGGGTGTCATCTACACGATTTCAACAGGGCTTTTTCAAGGGACTCGTGCTTCATTCTCTGCGGCATTAGGTTGCACTTTGGGCATAGTCCCTTCGATGCTAGCCAGTATTTTTGGCTTAGCCGTTATTCTGAATACCAGCGCATTGGCATTTCAAGTGGTGAAATTCGTCGGTGTGGCTTATTTACTTTATTTAGCTTGGGGAATGTGGCGTGAATCTGGTGGGTTCGCATTAGAAAAGACTGAAGATAAGCAGATTAATTTATTCCAAGTCGCTCTAAAAGGTTGTCTTATCAATGTGTTAAATCCAAAACTGACTATCTTCTTCTTGGCGTTTTTACCGCAATTTATTCATTCAAATATCAGTTCGACGACCAGCCAAATGCTATTGCTTGGCGGTACTTTTATGGCAATGACGCTCATTGTTTTCATTCTATATGGAGCTCTCGCCAGTAGAGCGCGTAAATACTTGATAGGTTCCTCTCACATAGCAAAGTACTTGCAAAAAACCTTTGCGGCTAGCTTCGCTTTATTGGGTGTAAAGCTTGCACTTACTGATCGCTGA
- a CDS encoding class I SAM-dependent methyltransferase, translated as MNLNSTSQLLVRNEEDLVGKVLFANPEDTYPLDLSKKADVSAWCQSKTFYDALLRVGFADAKLFLSEQWAPENGNDFDHIVIYQPKAKELLDYLLAAVLPLLKDGGQIWLVGDNKSGVKSSMKRLEDGLDDVGKRDGAKHCLLYTGYKRRPAKPFVFEDWIVTWQQDVAGQTLTLCSLPGVFGHGKLDKGTDILLNQLSQHRFMSDVASARILDFGCGDGIIALWLHNKTGARITALDDSVLALKATELTFAANQVSDAVTVIASNGLGEVKGRFNYVVTNPPFHSGVNTDYSIAESFFMAVKQHLTLNGELFVVANDFLRYPPILDAALGSHTRLYRDKGFAIYHGRQPKKK; from the coding sequence ATGAATCTTAACTCGACGAGCCAATTATTGGTGCGCAACGAAGAAGACTTGGTTGGCAAAGTATTATTTGCTAACCCTGAAGACACTTATCCACTTGATCTAAGCAAAAAAGCCGATGTGTCTGCTTGGTGCCAATCTAAAACCTTTTATGATGCTTTGTTGCGAGTTGGCTTTGCGGACGCAAAACTGTTTTTGTCCGAGCAATGGGCGCCAGAGAATGGCAATGATTTCGATCATATTGTGATCTATCAGCCTAAAGCGAAAGAGTTATTAGACTATCTTCTTGCGGCGGTTTTGCCTCTGTTAAAAGATGGCGGTCAAATTTGGCTGGTGGGCGATAATAAAAGCGGTGTTAAATCCTCTATGAAGCGTTTAGAGGACGGATTAGACGACGTTGGTAAGCGTGATGGTGCAAAACACTGCTTGCTTTATACAGGCTACAAGCGCCGTCCAGCGAAGCCATTCGTATTCGAAGATTGGATTGTGACTTGGCAACAAGATGTTGCAGGGCAAACATTAACGCTATGTAGCTTGCCGGGCGTTTTTGGTCATGGAAAATTAGACAAGGGCACCGACATTTTATTGAACCAGCTAAGCCAGCATCGCTTTATGAGCGACGTTGCCAGCGCACGAATACTCGATTTCGGTTGTGGTGACGGTATTATCGCCCTTTGGCTACACAACAAAACGGGAGCGCGCATCACCGCGTTGGACGACAGCGTGTTAGCGTTGAAAGCGACGGAACTGACCTTCGCTGCAAACCAAGTCAGCGACGCGGTTACCGTTATTGCTTCCAATGGCTTAGGTGAAGTGAAAGGCCGCTTTAATTATGTTGTCACTAATCCACCATTCCACAGTGGCGTGAATACCGACTACAGCATTGCAGAAAGCTTCTTTATGGCGGTGAAGCAACACCTTACCTTAAACGGTGAGTTGTTTGTGGTTGCCAACGATTTCTTACGTTACCCGCCAATCTTAGATGCGGCGCTGGGCTCGCATACTCGACTGTATCGAGACAAAGGCTTCGCCATCTATCACGGTCGCCAACCAAAGAAAAAATAA